The genomic interval ttcagttcagtcgctcagttgtgtctgattctttgcgaccccatgcactatagcatgccaggcttccctgtccatcaccaactcctggagcttgctcaaactcatgtccatctcgttggtgatgccatccaaccatctcatcctccctcttcctcttctcctcccgccttcaatctttcccagcatcagggtcttttccaatgagtcagttcttcgcattagtggccaaagtattagagtttcagctttagcatcactcctgaatattcaggactgatctcctttaggatggactggttggatctccttgcactccaagggactctcaagcatcttctccaacactgcagttcaaaaggaTGAActtttcagcgttcagcttttttatggtcaaactctcacatccatacatgactactggaaaagccatagttttgactagatggatctttgtcggcaaagtaatgtctctgctttttaataatgctgtctaggttggtcataacttttcttccaaggagcaagcatcttttaattgcatgactgcagtcaccatctgcagtgattttggagcccaagaaaataacatctgtcactctttccattgtttccccatctatttgccaagaagtgatggggccggatgccatgatcttagctttctgaatgttgagttttaagccaacttcttcactctcctctttcactttcatcaagaggctcttgtttgctttctgccataaggatgctgTCACCTGTGTGTccgtaattgatatttctcccggcaatcttgattccagcatgtgcttcatccagcacagtgtttctcatgatgtactctgcatataagttaaataagcaggggcacaatatacagccttgacatactcctttccggatttggaaccagtctgttgttccatgtccagttttaactgttgtttcttgacctgcatgtagatttctcaggaggcaggtaaggtggtctggaattcctacctcttttaaaaattttccagtttgttgtgatctacacagtaaaaggctttggtgtggtcaataaagcagaagtagatgtttttctggaaatctctcttgcttttttggtgattcagtggatgttggcaatttgatctctggttcctctgctttttctaaaaccagcttgaacacctggaaattcacggttcatgtaatgctgaagcctggcttggagaattagcattactctgctagtgtgtaagatgagtacttgtgcagtagtttgaacattctttggcattgcctttctttgagattggaatgaaaactgaccttttccagtcctgtggccactgctgagttttccaaatttgctggcatattgagagcagcactttaacagcatcatctttgaggatttgaaatagctcaactggaattccatcacatccactagctttgttcatagtgatgcctcctaaggcccacttgacttcacatgccaggatgtctggctttaggtgggtgatcacaccatcgtggttatgtagagtcttctgtgtatttttgccacctcttcttaataacttctgcttctgttaggtccataccatttctgtcctttattgtgcccatctttgcatgaaatcttcccctggtatctctaattttcttgaagagagatctagtctttcccattctattgttttcctctatttctgtgcattggtccctgaggaaggctttcttttctctccttgctattctttggaacgctgcattcaaataggtctgtctttccttttcttctttgtctttagcttctcttcttttttcagctatttgtaaggccttgtcagacaaccattttgcctttttgcatttctttttcttggggatggcctttaTCACTGCCTCCGATACAGTGTCACaatcctccatccatagttcttcaggcactctatcaaatctaatcctttgaatctaattttcacttccactgtacaatggtaggggatttgatttatgttataccttaatggtctagtggttttccctactttcttcaattcaagtctgaattttgcaataaattcatgatctgagccacagtcagctcctggtcttgtttttgctagctgtatagagctgctccatctgtctgcaaagaatattaaTCAGTCTAGTttcagtattaaccatctggtgatgtccacttgtagagtcttctcttgtgtttttggaagagggtatttgtaATGACCAGctcgttctcttggcaaaactcttgttagcctttactttgtttcatttgtttcacatataCAATGTAACAGttcaatatttctatatattatgaaataatcCCCACAGTAAATGTAGTTAAGATccatcaccacacacacacacatttttgggTGTGTGAGGGAACTTGTAAGATGTAcagtcttagcaactttcaaatattgtTAActctagtcaccatgctgtatattatatccccAAGACTTATTTATTACAGatatatgttgaataaatgaattaagaatttttaaattgagtagAAGAAAATCTAGAAAAGAAGTGCAGAGGCATCATCTGAGAGGTAGGAAGGCCAGGAAAATGTGGGACCACAGGCAGGTACATGTTGTTGtatgtttgtcaaaacccatagcaTATGCAACCCTGAGGGTGAACTCTAAAGTAAACATGGAAGTTGGGTGATAATGACACATGCATGGAGGTTAATCTTTGGTAACAAATGTCCCACTCTGGTAGGAGGCCATGCATGTGCAGTGGCTACAGCATTTATGGGAATCTTCACactttctcagtcgtgtctgactcttttcaatcccatggactgtagcctgccaggctcctctgtccatggaattctccaggcaagaatactggagtgagttgccacttccttcttcaggggatcttccaaacccaggggttgaacccaggtctcctgcattgcaggcatattctttaccttctgagccatcagggaagcacttTCTACtccattttgctgtgaacctaaaactgttgTGAAAAAAactgtccatttaaaaaaaaaaaaaaggcatggcAGAAAATGTTCAAGGAGGAGCAGGTGTATGGTCAGGAGAGTTAACTGTAGCTGAGCCTGGGAGCAGGATGGAAATATGTCCCTCGGTTAGTGATGTGATTACACTGGTTACACTGGTCTCACTTAGGTGAGAACAGTTTCTGCCAAGTGATGGGGTGGGAGCTAGACTGGAGAAGACTTAAGTGAGTGGAAGGCAAGAAAATTATTAACTGCATATGGAAAACCCTTTCAAGAAGTTTCACTGGTGCTCATGAAAGAATATCACATGAGTAGGGCAAAGGACATTCTCTTGCCAAAGAGGACAGAATGTGAATGTGCTCAAGCCTCTGGATTAGCTGTTAAATTCCGATGACAGAGGCATCTGCTCACGTGCCCTGTGAGTGTGCAATCAGTACATTCCATGCTGCAGGAAACCTTACAGGTCAAATGCCCcaggttctttttttctctttggctgtGCCAGTCTTTGTGGCAGTATTTCAgaacttagttgcagcatgtgggatctagttccctgaccagagattgaaaccaGGCTTCTTGCATtaagggagtcttagccactggaccaccagggaagtcccaccccaGGTTCTTTAATAAATAACTTTTGAGCGAAAGATAGGGCTAGAGGCAGAACCTAAGTATTTTAACAAGCTTCTaagagttgtcttttttttttaattagcaagtCTAAACTATAATATCTAGAGATGACCAACTGTGTGATACAATTGTAAAGAAACGCAAGGAAGTGATCACCATAAAaagtcaggaggaaaaaaaagtcaagagaGTTGTTACTTTTGGGGGGACGTGGGAGCAATGAATGAATCAGGGCACATGAGATTTCTGGGTGGTGGTATTATCATAACTCATTCACTCCAGAAgtctggctgtgtgtgtgtgtgtgtgtgtgtgtgtgagacaatGGCAGAAGTAGGCAGGGACCACTGGGGCAGTCATTCCTGTCCCTCTCCCCATGGTGCTCCAAGGTTCTCAAGCCCTTCCACTTCTACGAGGCAGAAAGGGCAAGGGTTATTGGCCAGatcttacagatgggaaaactgaggcctgagTGTGTGTGCcttgccccaggtcacactgCTCATCAAGGGTAGAGGCTGCCCAGATCCCAGACCCCAGGCCGGGACTGAGCAGGGCAGCTGGCTCACCCAAGGCTGCCCTGTCCCCTGCAGGAATTGCTGAAATTCTGATGAACAGACCGAGCACCCGCAATGCCCTGGGGAATGTCTTCGTCAGTCAGGTGAGTAAGGGCAGGCACCAGGGTGGGCTGGGGCTGAGCTGGGAGTTATCTGATCGGGTCTTCTCTGCAGCTGCAGGAAGCTCTGGCCCAGCTTCGGGAGGACCAGCAAGTGCGTGTCCTGATCTTCAGGAGTGGAGTGAAGGGTGTGTTCTGTGCAGGTGGGTTTCCTTCCGTGCCCCCAACCCGGGGCTCAGGTGGGCTCCCACCGGCCTGCATTTAGGGGATACTTCAGTCATTTCTAGCACAagagtcagggcttcccaggtggcgctattgcTGATGAACCCGCCTGgcgacacaggagacacgggttccatcctgaGTTGGgtacatcccctggaggaggaaatagcaacccactccagtattctcgcctgcagaatccccatgggcagaggagcctggcgggctccagtccacagggtcacagaggcggacacgactgaagcgacccgGCACACAGCACAGGACTCACTCCCACTGAAAGCTGGGAACGCGGAGGGGCAATTCCTTGCTTAGAGCAACACAGCTAGTGAGAATTCAGTTAGAACTTGACCTCTCTCACCCCCAAGTCCTTGTTCTTTCTGTTCTGACCCTTCACTGAGGAAATGAGAAAGTGGAGTCCAAAGACACTCACCAGGTCTGTGGCCAAGACAGGACTGACTTACTGCCCCTTCGCCCACCGACAAGTCCCTCGTCAAAAAACTCTTCCACGGCTCTGCACCATTTGGTCCTCACAACAGGGCAAGCCCCACGCACTTCCTTTCAAAGATGAGAAATGCCGCATCCCAGGCCCACAACAAGAAGCAAGTGAAGGAGAGCcgagcgaagaactgactctgggGTGGCCGTGGAGGGGCACTGGGGAGACGGGAAGAGGCTgcagagggcgagggtgggaagcGAGTGATTCTTAGGCGGTTTCAAGGGCATGTGGCTCAGTCCCCAGACCTCAACTGCCAGGATCCCGGTGAGCagcctggggagggaggtggcaagGGAAGTATGAGACCAGTCTGCCTGACCCCGCGACCCTGATCGAGGCCCTCCTCCTACTGCAGCCTCTTCCTTTGGCTCCCCCATGGTCTGATGTCTTCCATCACAGTCACTTCATGACTGTTAACCCCGCTCCTCATCCCCCCAGCGAAGGACAGGAAAGTAGGGGGCATGCAGGAGGTCTGAATCTGCCCCCGATTTGCCCTGGAATCCTGGGCTAGTCCCtgtctctctctgggcctcagtttccccatttgtcaCTGAGGGGCTAGGACTAATCAGACTCCCAAGGGCTCTCCCAACTGACTTTCACATAATCGAGGACTTGCAGAGACTATGTTCACCCCTTATTCGTGACTCAGGCTCCTGCCATCTGACCTCTGATGACCCTCCACCGTCATTCTCTCACCCAGGACCCTGCGTACCCCCACGCCACTGTCCCTGCACTCACTCCTCATCTACTTGACCTTTCAACCTCCCCCACCAagcccttcttttaaaaaataattatacctGATGTAtgccaattatttctcaataaaacaggaaaaatagttaataaaattttattactatttaatgtattttttgagttgtcacaaatatatacattacacaaaatttatatttgaatCACTCTGAAGTGTAAAATTCactggcattaagtacattcacaaggTTATTCAACAATCACCACTATCGATTTCAAAAACTATTTCATCATCTCAGTAAACTATGTACTCATTAAGCAATTCCTCCCCATTTTCCTAACACCCAGTAACctccattctactttctatctttACGAATTTGCCTACTCTGTGTCATACAAGTAGAATCATACATTTGTCCTTTCATGgcttgcttatttcacttagcatcatgtacTTCacgttcatccatgttgtagcatactGCAGAATTTCTATCctttttacaaatgaataatacTCCCTTTCACACATAtattccacattttgtttatccatctgttgatggacttggGTGGTTcccacattttggctattgtgattaatactgctatgaacattggtgtgctcGTATCTGCTTGAgtccttgctttcaattctttggggcatATACTTAGGAGTAAAGTGGCTGGACCATGTTGAACTTTGGGAGGAAGCACcaatatatttttgacagcagctgtatcattttacattcctaccagcagtacaTCAGAGTTCTACACACCAATGTCaacacttttttgtttgttgtttataatAACTGTCTGAATGGCTACAAAGCACTAACCTATTGTGGTTTTTACTTGCATTTCCCCAATgatgttgaacacagcttccagTGCTTACTGccttatcttctttttttaaatatttatttggtacactgggtcttagttgagggaCAGGATTTTCAATCTTCATTGTGACATGCCACCTTTTAGTTCTGGCATGAGAGCTCTAGTTCCCCAACTAGCGATCGAACTTGGGCCACCTGCATTAGAAGccgaatcttagccactggactagtGGGGAAACTCCACTGGCTtattttccttggagaaatgcctattcaagtcatttgtttgtttgtttgtttttggctactCTGCACAACTTACATGATCTtagttcccgaaccagggatcaaactgtgccccctgcagtggaagcatggagtcttaaaccactggaccaccagggaagtcctttgtatttcttttaagttGTAGGAAATCTTTATATATCCTAGATATCAGTTCCTTAccagatgtatgatttgcaagTTATTTCCTTCCGTTCATGGGTTGTCTTTGCTCTCTTCTGATGCATTAGTTTTTAATTgtgatgaaatccaatttatctttttgttgtttttgcatcTATCCTTTTTCaaactcctccttcctccctggcttcCCTGATCGAGTTTTCCTGgtgtttctctttcctccctgGCTGCTTCTCTTCAGGTTTCCATTGCTGGATCCTTTGACAGCCTGGGATTCAGTGCCAGGTCATTTCCCAAGGGCTGTCACCCTTGCATCTGCAGGTGCAGACCTGAAGGAGCGGGAGCAGATGAGTGAAACAGAAGTGGGGGTCTTTGTCCAGCGGCTCCGAGGCCTGATGACTGAGATTGGTGAGGGTtctggagtggggaggaggagggcattCAGGGGTCCTGCTGATCCTAGCCTCACCCAATCTACCATAATCTAAAGAGAGAATGGTTTCTGTTGTGAACTCTATGGAGAGATGATTCTCCCAGGGAGAGGGGGCAGGGACAAGGAATTCTACAAGGAGGAGGGTGTCACAAGGGTCCAAAGGGCACTGGCTCCCCAGCATTAGTGCCCTGCTAGATCTGACCCCCAGCCCCTGTGCTCAGGGTACAAGCCTGGCCATACCAGGGTCAACTTTAAGCAAGCATGCTTGCAGGCTTTGACAAATGCTTGTTCCTTTTTCTGGAATATCCCTCCTAGGCCATCTGAACTGTTTATGCATTCTTTAAGATCACCagtgcctcctcctccaggaagccatccCTGGCCCATCATCCAAGCTTCCTTTCTCAGATCACTGATCACCCTGAGTCGTCATCACCTGTTTGCCTGTCTGCCTTCCCCGTGTCGGATTCAATTCTGTTCCCAGCACACAGAATGAGAAGGGAGAGCAAAAAGGCTGGTCCTGGGGAGGCCCACAGGAGGGTGGGCCTGACCAGGCATCACCCTGCCCATCCACCTCCCCACTCCTGTTCCCCAGCTGATCCCACAACTTTCCCCAGTGGGAAAACTGACTGCTAAGATAACCCGGCTGAGGTACCAGGAGAGGTCCCCAAGCTTGGGGCCAATGAAGCCTTCTGTCACAACCAGCTAGACCGTCTCCTACCCTGAGACACTGTCTTGGTCCTaccagggcctggcaggctgagcCGTCCTTTGTCTCCACAGCAGCCTTCCCTGCACCCACCATTGCCGCTGTGGACGGGTTTGCCTTGGGTGGAGGCCTGGAACTTGCCCTGGCCTGTGACCTCCGAGTGGCAGGTACCGGGTACAGCGAGAGgtgtgggagggtgggagggaagagTGAGCGACACAAGCTGATTCTGGGGACTCTGCAGTCAGCCACTGCTCTCAGCTTGCCAACAAACCCCAGAACTAAAGGCAAAGTGGGGACCAAGGAATTCAGGCGGTAgtggctccccccgccccccgccccccccccccccccccccccccccgcccagcccCTGACTGCTACAGGACTCGTCCCTTCTCAGAGTCAGCTGCCCTCAGCTCAGGACTGCTCATGCCAACCCCAGGGCAATTGCTGACACAACTAGAAAGAACATAGAGAACGAAGGTTGGAGACAAAGGTATCTCTTCAGTCTTCCAGTTCTGTCCAAGCCAGCTTTATCAATCATGTTGTGAACAAAGGTACATGCCCAGTTAATCACAAGCATGACTGGGCAGGAACAGTGCCCTACAGTAGTTCTATCAGAATCCACAAAGGTTTGCAGTAGTAGATCAAAGAAACTGAACTTCGAAACATGGAGGGCAGAGAGGATGAAGATAACTGATTGCTTTAACCTTGCTGACTTGGTGGTTAGGTGTGCCCTTTTTAGAGCAGATCAGAGAAGATCTGAGTGCCATAATGGTGCCACACTTTCTCGTGCCACCAAGCAagaacttttcatcttttttttaacatgtagccCCAGGCATAGACGGACTTTATATCCACATGATGCATAACAAAGAGAAGCCATCAAATACCAGGGCAGGTCATAGCACCAACTCTGGTTCTCACCTGCCTGTGTTTAGGGGAGCTAACTTGAAGGGATTGGTGGGTAGGAGGTGAATGTAAACCCCTCCCTCCCATACTGCATGGTTCACAGGGACTGTGTTGAGGAATTCAGGAGAAGCCTATGGGGTGGGACACTCAAGGAGGGCTTCTCACAGGAAGTGCAACTCAGAAAAAAGGATGTGGATCAGAATACAGGAAAATTTCAGGCTGACAAAAAGCTGGAAGGAAAAACTGGTGGCAGCAGGAGTCAGCAGGAGTCGCTGACACTCTAGGCCAGACCTGAGTTAACATGAGACAGAGAATCCATTAACTCACAAATAGGCACTGGGTACCATCCAGGAACCCGTCCTTGTTCTAAGCACCATGACCTCACTTGATCCTAAACAGTTCTATAAAGCAGGTAAAAGAGAGGTTATCATTTTCCCTGTCCATGAGGCTCAGAATGGCTAAGAGAGTTGCTCAGTGAGTTGTGGAGGTTAAGGTGAGTGTTGGGCCTCCTGACTTCCAGCCTAGAGCTCTTCCAAAGGCAGTGACTGGAGAAGCCTGGCTGTGGCTGCACCATGAGAAAACTGATTGGCTGGAGGGGTGAGCAGAGCCCAGAGTGTCTCTTATCCTCAGGGACTGGTGCTAGAAGACAGGGTGGGGGCTTCACTCTGTTTTGTCTAAGCAGCTTCCTCGGCTGTCATGGGGCTGATCGAGACCACCCGAGGGCTCCTCCCAGGAGCAGGTAATAACACACACCATCCATCCTCTACCTATTCAATTCCACTCTATCCAGCATAATTCCCTACTTTCCTCTCTTGCCCTATGTTCTGGGTTCTTCCCCACCAGCCTAACCCAGTCTCGTCCTCTGAGAGGTCTTGGCTGACTCCCAGCCAGGGCCTCCTCTGGGCCCCCATGTCCCATGAGGATTCACCACCCCTACTCCATCCTGGCAGGAGGGACTCAGAGGCTGCCTCGATGCCTGGGGGTGGCCCTGGCGAAGGAGCTCATCTTCACGGGCCGACGACTGAGTGGGGCGCAGGCCCAGGCTCTGGGGCTGGTGAACCACGCTGTGGCCCAGAATGAGGAGGGCAACGCCGCCTACCACCGGGCCCGAGCCCTGGCCCAGGAGATCCTGCCCCAGGTGCGACTGCCGCTCAGCGCGGGTGGGCCTGAGCCACTGGGGTCATGGGCGGGGATGCCGGGGGCAAGGGCGTCTCATGCAACCA from Dama dama isolate Ldn47 chromosome 20, ASM3311817v1, whole genome shotgun sequence carries:
- the LOC133041342 gene encoding enoyl-CoA hydratase domain-containing protein 2, mitochondrial isoform X2, which gives rise to MLRALNSTLRFPRPWRPLETRGCSSNPGAAGREIQVCALAGPDRGIAEILMNRPSTRNALGNVFVSQEALAQLREDQQVRVLIFRSGVKGVFCAGADLKEREQMSETEVGVFVQRLRGLMTEIAAFPAPTIAAVDGFALGGGLELALACDLRVAASSAVMGLIETTRGLLPGAGGTQRLPRCLGVALAKELIFTGRRLSGAQAQALGLVNHAVAQNEEGNAAYHRARALAQEILPQAPIAVRLSKVAIDRGIEVDIASGMAIEGICYAQNIPTRDRLEGMAAFREKRLPRFVGE
- the LOC133041342 gene encoding enoyl-CoA hydratase domain-containing protein 2, mitochondrial isoform X1 — encoded protein: MLRALNSTLRFPRPWRPLETRGCSSNPGAAGREIQVCALAGPDRGIAEILMNRPSTRNALGNVFVSQLQEALAQLREDQQVRVLIFRSGVKGVFCAGADLKEREQMSETEVGVFVQRLRGLMTEIAAFPAPTIAAVDGFALGGGLELALACDLRVAASSAVMGLIETTRGLLPGAGGTQRLPRCLGVALAKELIFTGRRLSGAQAQALGLVNHAVAQNEEGNAAYHRARALAQEILPQAPIAVRLSKVAIDRGIEVDIASGMAIEGICYAQNIPTRDRLEGMAAFREKRLPRFVGE